A portion of the Chondrinema litorale genome contains these proteins:
- a CDS encoding inorganic diphosphatase has product MSKSNDLNFDVLIEIPKGSRNKYEYDPEKRMIRYDRMIFSSMHYPSDYGFIPETLALDGDPLDALVLVSEPTFPGCIINVRPIGVFNMADEKGQDEKILCVPVSDPIWNKLTSLKEVNPHLMKEIEHFFMVYKDLEEKKVAIDGWQDEERAKQVYYECCDRYREKAEHNSKLIKL; this is encoded by the coding sequence ATGTCTAAAAGTAATGATCTGAATTTCGATGTGTTAATCGAAATCCCTAAAGGAAGTAGAAATAAGTATGAGTATGACCCGGAGAAAAGAATGATCAGATACGATAGAATGATCTTTTCTTCAATGCACTACCCTAGTGATTATGGATTTATTCCTGAAACGCTTGCGCTTGATGGTGACCCGTTGGATGCTTTAGTACTAGTTTCTGAGCCTACTTTCCCTGGTTGTATCATTAATGTTAGGCCAATCGGAGTGTTTAACATGGCTGACGAAAAAGGACAGGACGAAAAAATACTTTGCGTACCTGTATCTGATCCAATCTGGAATAAACTGACTTCATTAAAAGAGGTAAACCCTCACTTAATGAAAGAAATTGAGCATTTCTTTATGGTTTATAAAGACCTTGAAGAAAAGAAAGTGGCTATTGATGGCTGGCAAGATGAAGAAAGAGCTAAGCAAGTATATTACGAATGCTGCGACAGATATAGAGAAAAAGCTGAACATAACAGCAAGTTGATAAAACTTTAA
- a CDS encoding sodium-translocating pyrophosphatase, whose product MEDLSYLFAIPAFGLVAILYVIIKSSWVNKQDAGDEKMRKLADYVAEGAMAFLKAEWKVLAYFVVIAGILLAWSGTLVETSSAVIAISFVIGAVFSAFAGYIGMNIATKANVRTTQAARTSLAQALKVSFAGGSVMGLGVAGLAVLGLGSLFILFYYMYVVSVGGDVNGKEMETALEVLAGFSLGAESIALFARVGGGIYTKAADVGADLVGKVEAGIPEDDPRNPATIADNVGDNVGDVAGMGADLFGSYVATVLATMVLGREIVSDDQFGGIAPILLPMVIAGLGIIFSIIGTWFVKVNGEDGNVQKALNLGNWSSMLLTAGVSYFIVIYMLPAQMSIRGVAFNSMDVYYAILLGLFVGALMSYITEFYTAMGKRPVSSIVKQSSTGHATNIIGGLSVGMESTVLPIIVLASGIYGSYYFAGLYGVAIAAAGMMATTAMQLAIDAFGPIADNAGGIAEMSGLPEEVRGRTDILDAVGNTTAATGKGFAIASAALTALALFAAFVGLAGIDSIDIYKADVLAGLFIGGMIPFIFSSLAIAAVGRAAMAMVEEVRRQFKEIPGIMEYKAEPEYDKCVAISTQASIREMVAPGLIALIVPIFIGFAFGPEVLGGLLAGVTVSGVLMGMFQNNAGGAWDNAKKSFEKGVEINGKMEYKGSDAHKASVTGDTVGDPFKDTSGPSMNILIKLMSIVSLIIAPHIAINSHGDDTSSIVPSQKQEIITESTKDSIELIANETIDEDAKDPRIFDYAPKGLIDIMFTKEAKGLTEEHESWLEGMVAKLDKDAEVNIIFMATTNEEVEFDVKKREKMIKDYFAEQGISPDRIRLSVTQRQAQPGEGTVRHVDIKIVE is encoded by the coding sequence ATGGAAGATTTAAGTTATTTGTTTGCCATACCTGCTTTCGGTTTAGTGGCAATTCTGTATGTAATTATTAAAAGCTCATGGGTAAATAAACAAGATGCTGGAGATGAGAAAATGAGGAAGCTTGCTGATTATGTAGCTGAAGGTGCCATGGCATTTTTGAAAGCAGAATGGAAGGTGCTGGCTTACTTTGTAGTAATAGCCGGAATTTTATTAGCGTGGTCAGGTACACTGGTTGAAACCTCAAGTGCTGTAATCGCAATCTCCTTTGTAATAGGAGCTGTATTTTCTGCATTTGCCGGTTACATTGGAATGAACATAGCAACAAAAGCCAATGTAAGAACTACACAGGCTGCTAGAACCAGCCTTGCACAAGCTTTAAAAGTTTCTTTTGCTGGAGGTTCTGTAATGGGTTTAGGTGTGGCAGGTCTTGCCGTACTCGGTTTGGGCTCGTTGTTTATTCTATTTTATTATATGTATGTAGTTAGTGTAGGAGGAGACGTGAATGGTAAAGAGATGGAAACTGCATTAGAAGTTTTAGCAGGCTTTTCTTTAGGTGCTGAGTCTATTGCCTTATTTGCCAGAGTTGGTGGTGGTATTTATACTAAAGCCGCAGATGTTGGAGCCGACCTTGTTGGTAAAGTTGAAGCAGGTATCCCAGAGGATGACCCTAGAAACCCGGCAACCATTGCCGATAACGTAGGTGATAATGTGGGAGATGTGGCAGGTATGGGAGCCGACCTTTTTGGCTCATATGTAGCAACGGTACTCGCAACCATGGTACTCGGGCGTGAGATTGTGTCAGATGATCAGTTTGGTGGAATCGCTCCAATTTTACTTCCGATGGTTATAGCTGGCCTCGGAATTATTTTTTCTATAATAGGTACATGGTTCGTAAAAGTAAATGGTGAAGATGGCAACGTGCAAAAAGCACTAAACTTGGGTAATTGGAGCTCAATGCTTTTAACGGCAGGGGTTTCCTATTTTATAGTAATTTATATGTTGCCAGCTCAAATGAGTATAAGAGGTGTCGCATTTAACTCAATGGATGTTTACTATGCTATTTTACTTGGGCTTTTTGTTGGCGCATTAATGAGTTATATCACAGAGTTTTACACAGCCATGGGTAAAAGACCTGTAAGCTCAATTGTAAAACAATCTTCTACTGGGCATGCAACTAATATTATTGGTGGTCTTTCAGTAGGTATGGAGTCTACAGTATTGCCAATTATTGTTTTAGCATCTGGTATTTATGGTTCTTATTACTTTGCAGGTTTATATGGAGTCGCTATTGCAGCAGCTGGTATGATGGCTACAACTGCCATGCAATTAGCAATTGATGCTTTTGGCCCTATTGCCGATAATGCCGGTGGTATAGCAGAAATGTCTGGCTTACCAGAAGAAGTAAGAGGCAGAACAGATATTTTAGATGCGGTAGGTAACACTACAGCAGCTACAGGTAAAGGTTTTGCAATCGCTTCAGCAGCATTAACAGCCTTGGCATTATTTGCTGCATTTGTTGGTCTTGCAGGTATCGATTCTATAGATATTTACAAAGCAGATGTATTAGCCGGATTATTTATTGGAGGTATGATTCCTTTCATTTTCTCTTCTCTAGCAATTGCTGCGGTAGGTCGTGCAGCGATGGCAATGGTTGAAGAAGTAAGAAGACAGTTTAAGGAAATTCCGGGTATAATGGAGTATAAAGCTGAGCCAGAATACGATAAGTGTGTGGCTATTTCTACTCAAGCTTCTATTAGAGAAATGGTGGCACCGGGTTTAATCGCATTGATTGTTCCTATCTTTATTGGCTTTGCTTTTGGCCCAGAAGTATTAGGTGGTTTATTGGCAGGTGTAACTGTTTCTGGTGTGTTAATGGGAATGTTCCAAAACAATGCTGGTGGCGCTTGGGATAATGCCAAAAAATCATTTGAGAAAGGTGTAGAGATTAATGGAAAAATGGAATATAAAGGTTCTGATGCACATAAAGCTTCAGTAACGGGTGATACTGTAGGTGATCCTTTTAAAGATACTTCAGGCCCTTCTATGAATATCTTAATCAAATTGATGTCTATCGTTTCTTTAATTATTGCTCCTCATATTGCAATTAATAGTCATGGAGACGATACTTCTAGCATAGTTCCATCACAGAAACAAGAAATCATTACAGAATCTACAAAGGATTCAATTGAATTAATTGCAAATGAAACTATAGATGAAGATGCCAAAGACCCAAGAATTTTTGATTATGCGCCAAAAGGCTTAATCGACATCATGTTTACCAAAGAAGCAAAAGGTCTTACCGAGGAGCATGAATCTTGGTTAGAAGGAATGGTTGCCAAGTTAGATAAAGATGCCGAAGTAAACATAATTTTTATGGCTACTACTAATGAGGAGGTTGAATTTGATGTAAAAAAGAGAGAGAAAATGATTAAAGACTATTTCGCAGAACAGGGAATAAGTCCAGATAGAATTAGATTAAGTGTAACTCAGCGCCAAGCTCAACCGGGAGAAGGTACTGTAAGACACGTAGACATTAAAATTGTAGAATAA
- a CDS encoding tetratricopeptide repeat protein, producing MKRNLFLFIIFLIISFQSNAQRLPHIDSVDILLTNMAIQIECTSGVNDLYNFKFERAESQFKWIQRNYPEHPLPYFLLGLIEWWKIAPNIEKNTKYDDRFLELMDSTIYFAEKIYDEDEGNAEAPFFLAGAYGFVGRLYSERSSWTKAAFAGKKALKYLEISKQYTDLSPEILFGEGLFNYYSVWIPENYPMLKPVMLLFDKGEKELGIKQLETVIKEGFYTKVEAQYFLMRIYSMEESKPLKALPIAAYLYTTYPDNPYFERYYARLLYSLGRYAELKTVAQDILDKIDAKRTGYEEISGRYASFYLATIYRLQYRDDEMARKYYDRAIKFSEAIEAYESGYYLHSLSNLGRIAADDEEMDLAMQYYDKILEHASRKHTTHKEARAFKKEYKKYKKEHG from the coding sequence ATGAAGAGGAATTTGTTTCTATTCATCATTTTTTTAATAATCAGTTTCCAAAGCAACGCACAGCGGTTACCTCATATAGACAGTGTGGATATCCTGCTAACCAACATGGCTATTCAGATTGAATGTACCTCAGGTGTAAATGACCTTTACAACTTCAAGTTTGAAAGAGCTGAAAGCCAGTTTAAGTGGATACAGAGAAATTATCCTGAGCATCCTCTCCCTTATTTTCTTTTAGGACTGATTGAATGGTGGAAAATAGCACCTAACATTGAAAAGAATACCAAGTATGACGATCGTTTTCTGGAACTCATGGATTCAACCATATATTTTGCTGAGAAAATTTATGATGAAGACGAAGGTAATGCAGAAGCACCATTCTTTTTAGCAGGTGCTTATGGTTTTGTAGGTAGGTTATATTCTGAGCGCAGTTCTTGGACAAAAGCAGCATTTGCTGGTAAAAAAGCTTTAAAGTATCTGGAAATTAGCAAACAATACACAGACTTAAGTCCCGAAATTCTTTTTGGTGAAGGGCTTTTTAATTATTATTCTGTATGGATCCCAGAGAACTATCCAATGCTAAAACCGGTAATGCTTTTATTTGATAAAGGCGAAAAAGAACTCGGTATAAAACAGTTGGAAACTGTAATTAAAGAAGGATTCTATACGAAGGTTGAAGCACAGTATTTTTTGATGCGGATCTATTCGATGGAAGAAAGCAAACCATTGAAAGCTTTGCCTATTGCAGCTTATTTGTATACAACTTATCCAGATAATCCATACTTTGAGCGCTATTATGCCAGATTGCTGTATAGTTTAGGAAGGTATGCCGAATTAAAAACAGTGGCTCAAGATATACTAGATAAGATAGATGCCAAGAGAACTGGTTACGAAGAAATAAGTGGAAGATATGCAAGCTTCTATCTGGCTACTATTTACAGACTACAATACAGAGATGATGAGATGGCTAGAAAGTATTACGATAGAGCCATTAAATTTTCAGAAGCAATTGAGGCTTACGAATCGGGCTACTATCTACACTCTTTATCTAATCTTGGTCGCATAGCAGCAGACGATGAAGAAATGGATTTAGCCATGCAGTATTACGACAAGATTTTGGAACATGCTTCTAGGAAACATACTACTCATAAAGAAGCTCGGGCTTTCAAAAAAGAGTATAAAAAGTATAAGAAAGAACACGGCTGA